Proteins from a genomic interval of Zingiber officinale cultivar Zhangliang chromosome 1B, Zo_v1.1, whole genome shotgun sequence:
- the LOC121976215 gene encoding protein trichome birefringence-like 26, with protein MAEGKQEMPREDQGTARRKSFYGFLLGILGSAFLLALAFQLLFPRATDARPAPTEDDANRCDLFSGEWKKDSSPAYSNSSCKFISSPQDCLTNGRLNTDYLSWRWKPYGCKIPPTDTRKFSNSMRGKSIAFIGDSILRNQMESLLCILSKVEEAVLVYHDETYQSKTWYLPSHNITLGLIWAPFLVNSTEAKSKKDIQIYLDVLDPVWTSQYQNYDYIMLSGGQWFLKETTFWENNTIVGCHYCPGKGLKELGMDYSYRRALRLIFHFLSAADHKPLVVLRTWTPSHFEYGQWYSGGICNRTKPFNEGEYNADPVDAVMRNVELEEFQEGLVNGLNLSLLDIYHLSLLRPDGHPGPYRKYHPDISKKPQEDCLHWCLPGPIDTWNELLIAILMGEEELRSSL; from the exons ATGGCGGAAGGCAAGCAAGAGATGCCCCGAGAAGATCAAGGTACGGCGCGCCGCAAGAGCTTCTACGGTTTCCTCCTCGGGATCTTGGGCTCCGCCTTCCTCTTGGCTCTCGCATTTCAGCTTCTCTTTCCTCGCGCGACCGACGCCCGTCCCGCTCCTACGGAAG ATGATGCAAACAGATGTGATCTTTTCTCCGGAGAATGGAAAAAAGATTCTTCCCCTGCTTATTCAAATTCAAGTTGCAAGTTTATATCTTCTCCTCAAGATTGTTTGACAAATGGCCGATTAAATACTGACTACCTTTCCTGGAGATGGAAACCATATGGTTGCAAAATTCCTCCCACAGACACAAGGAAGTTCTCTAACAGCATGAGAGGAAAATCCATAGCATTTATTGGCGATTCTATTCTCCGCAACCAGATGGAATCATTGCTTTGTATTCTCTCAAAG GTTGAAGAAGCAGTACTAGTCTATCACGATGAAACATATCAATCCAAAACATGGTACTTACCCTCACACAACATCACACTGGGACTCATTTGGGCTCCTTTTTTGGTGAACTCCACAGAAGCAAAGTCCAAGAAAGATATACAGATTTATCTTGATGTTCTAGACCCAGTGTGGACCAGCCAATACCAAAATTACGACTACATAATGCTGTCTGGTGGGCAATGGTTCCTTAAAGAAACCACATTCTGGGAGAATAATACCATTGTTGGCTGCCACTACTGCCCAGGCAAGGGATTAAAGGAACTTGGTATGGACTACTCTTACCGCAGAGCCCTTCGATTGATTTTCCACTTCTTAAGTGCCGCCGATCACAAGCCGCTTGTAGTTCTGAGGACTTGGACCCCTAGCCACTTTGAGTATGGGCAATGGTACAGTGGTGGGATTTGCAACAGAACAAAACCATTCAATGAAGGTGAGTACAATGCTGATCCTGTGGATGCAGTAATGAGAAACGTGGAATTGGAGGAGTTTCAGGAAGGATTGGTAAATGGCTTGAATCTGAGTCTTCTTGATATTTACCATCTTTCACTTCTGAGGCCTGATGGGCATCCAGGGCCCTACAGAAAATACCACCCTGATATATCTAAGAAACCACAGGAGGACTGTCTGCATTGGTGCCTGCCTGGGCCAATTGATACCTGGAATGAGTTGTTGATAGCAATTCTTATGGGAGAGGAAGAACTAAGGTCTTCTCTCTAA
- the LOC121976224 gene encoding transcription factor WRKY19-like yields the protein MGSGEGVEHGTPLMAELARALQLVRELESHLAHSSLADSCKSLAPEILYSIQKSILMVQSSSLDGGGTPPSTTGDSPCPLSEEHDCKQMKKNRKTLHKWTTQARLIPGGAGGVEGPVDDGYSWRKYGQKDILGAKHPRAYYRCTHRHTQACPAVKQVQRSDEDPLLFNITYRGIHSCLRRPHTDSASASEEQQSQRKKVKTERLDSEEAQEQAFLSMASMAEWGEMPLEIFSLLSANDDVLIGNSTLVSPVSLDSTYFLMSPYPINEETSDSDLGEKISRANSASNSSLVNMDVMLDELNLDQSFQFDASSFFS from the exons ATGGGGAGCGGAGAAGGAGTTGAGCACGGGACCCCTCTAATGGCGGAGCTGGCTCGGGCTTTGCAGCTCGTCAGGGAGCTGGAGTCCCACTTGGCTCATTCTTCCCTGGCCGACTCCTGCAAATCTTTAGCCCCCGAGATTCTGTATTCCATTCAGAAGTCGATCCTGATGGTTCAGTCGAGCAGTCTCGACGGAGGAGGAACACCGCCGTCGACCACCGGCGACAGCCCCTGTCCGCTTTCAGAGGAACACGACTGCAAGCAGATGAAGAAGAATAG GAAGACACTCCATAAATGGACAACACAAGCGAGGCTCATCCCCGGCGGCGCCGGAGGAGTCGAAGGGCCCGTTGACGACGGCTACAGCTGGCGAAAGTACGGGCAGAAAGATATCCTCGGGGCCAAACACCCAAG AGCCTACTACAGATGCACGCATCGACATACACAGGCTTGTCCTGCGGTGAAGCAAGTGCAGCGATCGGATGAGGATCCCCTGCTGTTTAACATCACCTACAGGGGTATTCACTCATGCCTACGAAGACCACACACAGATTCAGCATCAGCATCTGAAGAGCAACAGAGCCAGCGCAAGAAAGTAAAAACTGAAAGATTGGACTCGGAGGAAGCTCAGGAGCAGGCTTTTCTATCCATGGCATCAATGGCTGAGTGGGGAGAAATGCCGCTGGAGATCTTTTCCCTGCTCTCCGCCAACGACGACGTCTTAATTGGCAATTCTACTCTTGTATCTCCGGTTTCCTTGGATTCCACTTACTTCTTGATGTCTCCATATCCAATTAATGAGGAGACTTCTGATTCTGACCTCGGAGAGAAAATATCAAGAGCAAATTCAGCAAGCAACTCATCTCTTGTGAACATGGATGTCATGCTTGATGAACTCAACTTGGATCAGAGCTTCCAGTTCGATGCCTCCAGCTTCTTCTCATGA